A part of Helicobacter fennelliae genomic DNA contains:
- the flhB gene encoding flagellar biosynthesis protein FlhB, with the protein MADEQEKTEAPSQHKIQKARQEGNVAKSPEVSGVILMLVGLMALFVIFPFWVKSIRGIYIYMITFPKQDITISDVVSIFWSLISVAGIMILPVFGFLLFAGIIGNTMQFGFLLTIKAIKPKLSKINPISGIKNVFSIKKLIDGGMITLKVLIALIVGGIIIIGFLHEIEGVAHLSMMNQILWWRNKCLILIGAMIGVFSVMAFADYLLKRRQYIKSLRMSKQEVKDELIQHEGNPEVKAKMRQIMRKNAMSRMMSAIPSAQVVVTNPTHYAVALAFERGKHEAPMVVAKGIDHLAIRIKDIARQNDIEIIESPKLARSLYKEVDLNQEIPGMLFEAVVQVFKEVERLRKIKGKKSILDSN; encoded by the coding sequence ATGGCAGACGAACAAGAAAAAACAGAAGCCCCCTCGCAGCACAAAATCCAAAAAGCACGACAAGAAGGCAATGTCGCAAAAAGCCCTGAAGTAAGCGGGGTTATTTTAATGCTTGTTGGGCTTATGGCATTGTTTGTGATTTTTCCATTTTGGGTAAAAAGCATTCGTGGCATTTATATTTATATGATTACTTTTCCAAAGCAAGATATAACCATAAGCGATGTGGTGAGTATTTTTTGGAGTTTGATTAGTGTGGCGGGGATCATGATTTTGCCTGTGTTTGGGTTTTTGCTATTTGCAGGGATAATCGGCAATACAATGCAGTTTGGGTTTTTGCTTACTATCAAGGCTATCAAGCCAAAATTAAGTAAAATCAATCCAATTAGTGGTATAAAAAATGTATTTTCTATCAAAAAACTCATCGATGGCGGAATGATTACGCTTAAAGTGCTTATTGCTTTGATTGTCGGCGGGATTATTATTATCGGGTTTTTGCATGAGATTGAGGGCGTGGCGCATTTAAGCATGATGAATCAGATTTTATGGTGGCGCAATAAATGTCTGATTCTCATCGGAGCGATGATAGGTGTGTTTAGCGTTATGGCATTTGCAGACTACCTGCTAAAAAGACGACAATACATCAAATCACTTCGTATGAGTAAGCAAGAAGTCAAAGACGAGCTAATCCAGCATGAAGGAAATCCAGAAGTCAAAGCAAAAATGCGCCAAATTATGCGTAAAAATGCTATGAGTAGAATGATGAGTGCGATTCCTAGCGCGCAAGTTGTTGTTACAAACCCCACGCATTATGCGGTTGCATTGGCATTTGAACGTGGCAAGCATGAAGCACCGATGGTTGTGGCTAAGGGAATTGATCATTTAGCTATTCGGATTAAAGACATTGCGCGCCAAAATGATATTGAAATTATTGAGAGCCCAAAGCTTGCAAGAAGCTTATATAAGGAAGTGGATTTGAATCAAGAGATTCCCGGAATGCTCTTTGAGGCGGTTGTGCAGGTGTTTAAAGAAGTGGAGCGATTACGCAAAATCAAGGGCAAAAAATCTATTTTAGATTCTAATTAA
- the mqnE gene encoding aminofutalosine synthase MqnE, whose amino-acid sequence MDILAQVLEGKEFDAKTLSALYDYDIFTLGEAANQIRASKYDKKVFFNMNRHINPTNICTDVCKFCAFSASRKNPNPYEMTIDEIISQTLASYRRGAKEVHIVSAHSPNYSYEWYLSCFSEVKKAVPNIHLKAMTAAEVHYLSKKFAKSYQKVLEDMVLAGVDSMPGGGAEIFDEEVRRRICKGKVDSTRWLEIHSYWHSIGKMSNATMLFGHIENREHRIDHMLRLARTQCDSQIVESKHGGFNAFIPLLYQRENNFLNIKQFPSGQEILKTISIARIVLKNIPHIKAYWATLGMNLALVAQEFGADDMDGTIENESIQSAGGSKSKNGASFDEIVAQIKNAGFIAVERDSLYNELRVCE is encoded by the coding sequence ATGGATATTTTAGCTCAAGTGCTAGAGGGCAAGGAATTTGATGCAAAAACTTTGAGTGCTCTTTATGATTATGATATTTTTACTCTAGGTGAAGCAGCAAATCAAATCCGCGCAAGCAAATACGATAAAAAAGTATTTTTTAATATGAATCGCCACATTAATCCGACAAATATTTGCACTGATGTGTGTAAATTCTGTGCGTTTTCTGCGAGTAGAAAAAATCCAAATCCATACGAAATGACAATTGATGAGATCATCTCTCAAACCCTTGCCTCATACAGGCGCGGGGCAAAAGAAGTGCATATCGTATCAGCCCATAGCCCAAATTATAGTTATGAGTGGTATTTGAGCTGTTTTAGCGAAGTCAAAAAAGCTGTCCCAAATATCCATCTCAAAGCAATGACAGCTGCTGAAGTGCATTATCTCTCCAAAAAATTTGCAAAAAGCTACCAAAAAGTGCTTGAAGATATGGTGCTTGCAGGGGTGGATTCTATGCCTGGAGGTGGGGCTGAAATCTTTGATGAGGAAGTGCGTCGTCGTATCTGCAAGGGTAAGGTGGATTCTACAAGGTGGCTAGAGATCCATTCGTATTGGCATTCAATCGGCAAAATGAGTAATGCGACGATGCTATTTGGACATATCGAAAATAGAGAGCACAGAATCGATCATATGTTGCGTCTTGCGCGCACGCAGTGTGATTCTCAAATCGTAGAATCTAAACATGGCGGATTTAATGCATTTATTCCACTTTTGTATCAGCGAGAAAATAATTTCTTAAATATCAAGCAGTTTCCAAGCGGACAAGAAATTTTAAAAACGATTTCTATCGCGCGCATTGTGCTTAAAAACATTCCACATATTAAAGCGTATTGGGCGACTTTGGGAATGAATTTGGCATTAGTAGCGCAAGAATTTGGCGCAGATGATATGGACGGAACGATAGAAAATGAAAGTATCCAATCTGCCGGTGGTTCAAAATCCAAAAATGGAGCGTCTTTTGATGAGATTGTCGCTCAAATCAAAAATGCCGGATTTATCGCAGTTGAGCGTGATAGTCTTTATAATGAGCTTAGAGTGTGTGAATAA
- a CDS encoding ankyrin repeat domain-containing protein, which produces MKVGVRIFCLWICVVVLGMANRYDYLLFSNNYTDVRKGVDLGADVNARLRGSTPLYDASRKNNMDILYLLLKRGADVNAISHGETALHKVVQFNNYKFAQALLKYDANPNIQDSIRGNTALHYAVTSRNPAMIALLMSYGGDMDIANNTGDTPARYILGNVNVPGMTTQNRDIQITSSAFKVGSGSVSLTITNLTDSFITITYGALYMDGDLVSEQNLQKKIPPKSRANVGSLPITKDAYQNVSVKKTGIATIKYGFGIEYEIDGSAESLYKTTKTEVKIW; this is translated from the coding sequence ATGAAAGTAGGAGTAAGGATTTTTTGCTTATGGATATGTGTTGTTGTTTTGGGTATGGCAAATCGCTATGATTATTTGTTGTTTAGCAATAATTACACTGATGTGAGAAAAGGTGTCGATCTAGGCGCAGATGTCAATGCAAGACTTCGAGGAAGCACGCCATTATATGATGCTTCACGCAAAAACAATATGGATATTTTGTATCTTTTACTCAAAAGAGGCGCAGATGTCAATGCGATCTCTCATGGTGAGACAGCCTTACATAAAGTCGTGCAATTTAATAATTACAAATTCGCGCAAGCCTTGCTAAAATATGATGCTAACCCAAATATACAAGATTCTATTCGTGGCAATACCGCTCTTCATTATGCTGTAACTTCGCGTAACCCTGCAATGATCGCTTTGCTTATGAGCTATGGCGGAGATATGGATATAGCCAATAATACCGGAGATACGCCTGCGCGATATATTTTAGGCAATGTCAATGTGCCCGGAATGACAACCCAAAACCGCGATATTCAAATCACAAGCAGTGCGTTTAAGGTAGGATCTGGAAGTGTGAGTCTAACGATTACAAATCTTACAGATAGTTTTATCACTATTACTTATGGTGCGCTATATATGGATGGTGATTTAGTATCTGAGCAGAATCTACAAAAAAAGATTCCGCCAAAATCAAGGGCAAATGTAGGATCACTGCCAATCACAAAAGACGCATATCAAAATGTCTCAGTCAAAAAAACTGGAATCGCAACGATTAAATATGGATTTGGCATTGAATATGAAATCGATGGCTCGGCAGAGAGTTTGTATAAAACAACAAAAACTGAAGTGAAAATCTGGTAG
- a CDS encoding HIT family protein, producing the protein MEHIYSPWRAKYFEEELKGCVFCEISLNPKEDEENFVFYRDEICFCVMNRYPYTPGHFLIIPHDHIDSPTSLDRAVWGHLNDIAQKCIALLEEFGSLGVNYGINIKKVAGAGIPQHLHIHLVPRYEGDTNFFTTISQCRTYGVDFKVIYQKIKTLAHKHLRSNA; encoded by the coding sequence ATGGAGCATATATATTCACCTTGGCGGGCAAAGTATTTTGAAGAGGAGCTTAAGGGTTGTGTGTTTTGCGAGATTTCACTAAATCCCAAAGAAGATGAGGAGAATTTCGTATTTTATAGAGATGAGATTTGTTTTTGTGTGATGAATCGCTATCCTTATACGCCCGGGCATTTTTTGATTATTCCTCATGATCATATTGATTCGCCTACATCTCTTGATCGCGCAGTGTGGGGGCATTTAAATGATATAGCACAAAAATGTATCGCACTTTTAGAAGAGTTTGGTAGTTTAGGGGTGAATTATGGTATAAATATCAAAAAAGTAGCAGGTGCTGGAATACCGCAGCATTTGCATATACATTTGGTGCCTCGATATGAAGGAGATACAAATTTTTTTACAACTATCAGTCAGTGTCGGACTTATGGGGTTGATTTTAAGGTGATTTACCAAAAAATCAAAACCTTAGCCCACAAACATTTGAGGAGTAATGCATGA
- a CDS encoding Mur ligase family protein: MNYLSILDIVSLFVFVFAISYYSITLLQWYNYDIWRVITKHHKYSWHLIYFVCPVVMFFVCFWFDVRIVFYIYLYLVYIPMLIYWAAKLDKRVVFTKRVCRFFVILLVFMLINELIFFIFQVESLYYLCLLSFVFALVFGKIFEDILMRNFIALVKDKLALMPELKIIAITASFGKTSIKNFVAQIFEGYYNIHTTARSINTLKGIVADINNNLNFGTDMYIIEAGARQEGDISEIATLVNPQVAVIGEIGKAHIEYFKTIEKIVKTKFELLESHNLKKAFVYAKNPIPQDLSEAKKALIEPYPLKLRNINATLEQTSFEMEIDGKWELFETYILGRFNVENIAVAIMLAKYFGIKLSNIQKAVKKLTPIPHRFNLSLSNGKTIIDDGFNGNLNGMLEGIRLCGLFEGRKFIVTPGLIESDDESNIKLAEAINKVFDLAIITGDRNSNLLSSHLHIQKVISRDKSQLENVLKGMITSGSLVYFANDAPSYI, translated from the coding sequence ATGAATTATTTATCGATTTTAGACATCGTATCGCTTTTTGTGTTTGTGTTTGCTATTTCGTATTATTCAATCACACTATTGCAATGGTATAACTACGATATTTGGCGCGTGATAACAAAGCACCACAAATATTCGTGGCATTTGATATATTTTGTTTGTCCTGTTGTTATGTTTTTTGTGTGTTTTTGGTTTGATGTGAGAATTGTTTTTTATATTTATTTGTATTTGGTGTATATTCCTATGCTGATATATTGGGCAGCAAAGCTTGATAAACGCGTGGTTTTCACAAAACGAGTGTGTCGGTTTTTTGTGATTCTTTTGGTATTTATGCTGATTAATGAGCTGATATTTTTTATTTTTCAAGTTGAGAGTTTGTATTATCTTTGTTTGTTGTCTTTTGTCTTTGCGCTTGTGTTTGGAAAGATTTTTGAGGATATTTTGATGAGGAATTTTATCGCTCTAGTCAAAGACAAGCTCGCACTTATGCCTGAGCTTAAAATCATCGCCATTACAGCAAGCTTTGGCAAAACAAGTATCAAAAATTTTGTCGCACAGATTTTTGAGGGGTATTATAATATCCACACCACAGCGCGAAGTATCAATACCCTAAAAGGCATTGTTGCAGACATTAATAATAACTTAAACTTTGGCACAGATATGTATATCATCGAAGCGGGTGCGAGGCAAGAGGGCGATATTTCAGAAATCGCTACATTAGTCAATCCGCAAGTAGCAGTTATTGGTGAGATCGGCAAGGCGCATATTGAGTATTTTAAAACGATTGAAAAGATTGTAAAAACAAAATTTGAACTACTAGAATCTCACAATCTCAAAAAAGCATTTGTCTATGCCAAAAATCCAATTCCGCAAGATTTAAGCGAAGCAAAAAAAGCACTCATAGAGCCATATCCTTTGAAATTACGCAATATCAATGCGACTTTGGAGCAGACGAGCTTTGAAATGGAGATAGATGGCAAATGGGAATTGTTTGAGACTTATATTTTGGGGCGGTTTAATGTCGAAAATATCGCTGTGGCGATTATGCTTGCGAAATATTTTGGGATCAAACTCTCAAATATCCAAAAAGCAGTCAAAAAGCTCACCCCCATTCCTCATCGCTTTAATCTTTCTCTCTCAAATGGCAAAACAATCATTGATGATGGATTCAATGGTAATCTTAATGGAATGCTTGAAGGCATTCGGCTTTGTGGGCTGTTTGAGGGTAGGAAATTTATCGTTACGCCCGGACTTATCGAAAGCGATGATGAATCAAATATCAAGCTTGCTGAAGCGATTAATAAAGTGTTTGATTTGGCTATTATTACAGGCGATAGGAATTCAAACTTACTATCTTCGCATTTGCATATCCAAAAAGTGATTTCGCGCGATAAGAGTCAGCTTGAAAATGTGCTCAAAGGTATGATTACAAGCGGAAGTTTAGTGTATTTTGCTAATGATGCACCAAGTTATATTTAG
- a CDS encoding acylphosphatase, with amino-acid sequence MYNQIYNQSTKPFLHLQILVFGKVQGVGYRKFAKAKAIECNITGTTENLRDGSVEIFAQGEESDMKQFLKHLAQGPERAEVSHISHTESESKRPFTEFIILQ; translated from the coding sequence ATGTATAATCAAATCTATAACCAAAGCACAAAGCCTTTTTTGCATTTGCAGATTCTGGTATTTGGCAAGGTGCAAGGGGTTGGGTATCGGAAATTTGCAAAAGCTAAAGCAATAGAATGCAATATCACCGGCACAACAGAAAATCTTAGAGACGGAAGTGTGGAGATTTTTGCGCAAGGTGAAGAATCTGATATGAAGCAGTTTTTAAAGCATTTAGCACAAGGACCAGAGCGCGCAGAAGTGAGCCACATCAGCCACACAGAATCAGAATCTAAACGCCCATTTACAGAATTTATCATCTTGCAATAG